The genomic segment cactgtaaaattacatttcacatacataactacacactcttgccagacatatatttgtctctattccactgctggcaaaaccaagagttgcttcactacaacatacagaaaattcccatttctgtgctactattctcaacttttctgtaagcatggacacatcagtgctgcttaacaagcagaatcaaattgttttatgaaaacttaaaacttgcactgcagactgcacatacatttcagtgctaacactaatatcaatttgttctttgtaaacttgagaacatataccggagaacatttaacttgtgcttattttgcaggaacaacacactgtctgaaacacattgaaaagtgcagtgggcatcttaattggagcatcttaatttaattggagcgaaacaggttttgcgaagtgcattctctttgtccggctcactgttttttttctcctttcctttggaatccaaagtgcctccaaacatctgccttaaagttcggcggagtctctaggtttacgttaacagccatgcttgcctgttttttttcctcactgcaaccgccgggaaaaaaaagagaagatgaagagtgccttgcagtgagggagcggcacagcgacacctcgcggagcggaggtgcggaagtcgtactggatttacaacccatctgaaacattattttattatttgaaaaaatatcgatattcaaattttgagtatcgatattgaatcggaagacaaagtatcgcaatatatcgccgtatcgatatttttgcacacccctatgccacactatgatgaacgtttttgaacgtatgatgaatgtttttatttttgttatctgtttttttcttcttttatggcaaatacttctcttcaaaagaaactaatgagtaaaataaaacatttttttattttcacagtgatatgcactttatttttcatcccttggttttctcatctaatatggaagttatggatgtcagtggctgtgacaagacgtgttatgctctgcaataaaaaaaacaaaaaaacattggtacaaagcaagcccattcacttttttatgctgataagagaattacaatggtttttcatgtgacaaaaatgtgcgattaaattgcgattaatcgcgagttaactataacAGTCgccacattaatcgcgattaaatattttaatcgcttgacagcactaattataatGTTTTCATGAGTATAGAATGCACAGTGAAAGAGTACATTTGTTactttgcaaaataaaaaaaatgaagcttAGACAAGTCAATCCTTATGAAATGTGTTTTATTCACAGATATATTGTCGGACAGCACTATCACAAATTTCGATTGGTCGAGTTCAAACCCGGAAGCGAATATCAACCAATCAGCGACGACGTATCACGAAAGCTTTGAATGATTCCCGCAGATTTCATCCTTCCGAAAATGCGGAACGGACTGAATTTTCTTCGATCATGGCGGAGTTCAACGTACCAAACAAAAATGCGGAacgaactgattttttttccgaTCACTGCGAAATTCGTAGTTTCGAATTAACTGGTCGTAGTGGTGCAAAAGTGGCAGAAAATCGTATAAAATACGAAAATTTCGTAGTGGTTGGCATCTCTGCAATCTGAACAGCACTAAAACCAAAATGCTACAACCTGAACTTGTAGGACTTACCTGGTCCGATCATAGCCGAAGATTTCTCGGATATGCTGAGAAATTTCATCCTGTTCTTCGCCTTCATCATCAATGAAGTCATCCATCTCAGAGTCGTACTCCTCTTCATCCTCATACTTGCGTTTGTAGTTTGAAGTTATTGGTGGTAGACTTGGTCCTTCAAACAAACAAAGTGTAATGAAGTCAAGAACCTGCATGTAACCCTACATGCTGGTTTATCATTTGACTTGCATGTAACCAACATCTGTATGACTGCTTACCACCACATCACGGTGTATCATTACAATCCGGCCAAAAATGAAAGCATGGTAATCTGACATGACGCTCATAACCTGTagactggactattgtaatgTATTGCTTTCTAACTACActgctgtttgttttttaaaagcaCAAAAGAtcattacaggaaaaaaaaaaaatcaagagctcATGTCTCCAGCCTTATTCAAGCTACACTGGCTGCTAGGGCTCAGCAATTAATCAAATTTTAATTACGATTTTGGCTTCCAGTGATTATGAAACAAGATAAATCGATCATTATGCCGCAATCGCAATGATGTTCTCGTTTTGTCTTGTTATAAATCCAGCTCACCCCTTTTCCCCTTTACAGGTGTGCGCCTTCCTCCCTTCCTAAAAGCCCAAACTTATTTTTTGTTTAGTTCAGCTCAAGCCAGGTGCAGGATAATAGAGAAGACCTCTTCACTTTTAGCAGGGCTTTACTTCACTTTAACGCCAAACTAATTAGTAATAAACCTCATGCATGGACACCGCTGACTTTTATCCTGCACAGAATAggtgtgggtttcccaaaagcctctgaacactaagagcgtcttaactaggagCGAAAGCGTTCATGGTGTTGCTCGGCCTACCATTTAGCGATGATCTTTGTgccatgatgcttttgggaaactcaccccagAGCATCAAATCCTCATGCGAGTCATTTACCTGTgtgtgtcatctcattatctgtagccgctttatcctgttctacagggtcgcaggcgagctggagcctatcccagctgactacgggcgaaaggcggggtacaccctggacaagtcgccaggtcatcacagggctgacacatagacacagacaaccattcacactcacattcacacctacgctcaatttagagtcaccagttaacctaacctgcatgtctttggactgtgggggaaaccggagcacccggaggaaacccacgcggacacggagagaacatgcaaactccgcacagaaaggccctcgccggccacggggctcgaacccggaccttcttgctgtgaggcgacagtgctaaccactacaccaccgtgccgcccttacccGTGTGTGTTTTAATAAAAAGGCTAATTTATACAAACGATGCTGAGCTATGCTGCACTGTGCTAGCATGCTAGCTTATTGATTTAATTCAGTTTGAGATTTCACATCCGTTTTCTCAATCAAATATTTTTCTATTTAACTACATTATTGTTAAAATAACTCATTTTTAAAACCGTTAGACATGAATATTAACAGGTTTATGAAGCGACTTTATGGATGTCTGAGGCCAACAGGACATTTAataccaccaccactactactactactactactactactactaataataataataataataataataacaacaaataataatagtgATTAATGTTTTAAAGATCAGTAAATGCAGAATGTTCCAAAAGTCAGTGAGTAATCATGTTAATTAATCATGATCTCATTATTGACCAAAATAATTGTGATCacgattttttttcctattggctgCCTCAGAAGTTTCACGTTAAATATAAAGTCCTCCTCTTGACGTTTAAAGCCAGGTACAGTTCAGCTCCAGGATatttcactgctctccaaaaccaGTATGGCCAATCCCCAGCACTTTGCTCTGCTAAACTacgcctatggacccttttcatgtgacatcacgacaaacgcggccgccattttggacgtgtactaccagtagtttaccccagccaacattgaggaacggcagcaaagaaagtttttactttcagcaagacttccatcatgccactatattgttgtgcacctggatgtagtaaccatcaacaaacaaggcaagggttatcattttatcggatcccgacggagaagatggatagtggccattaacagattggcagccctcggcataccagcgcttgtgtagtgaccactttgttggaggtaagacgaataaaattagccagaaaaggcattacattgctgttaacattctgtggcggcgagtgtgtaaccaaataggctaaaataacccattgtaacctctttgttcttctgtagtagctattgttgactagctaatgtcaacaagtagctggtatgttactgtagcaatgtttacgttcagtcatttggatgactgttaaaacctttcagtctcaggtttttcctttactgtatttactagtttactgtaattatgatccggcagctatttacaccggatccggtataaatagctgccggagccaacgtccgaggttccggagcgcgcgccggcttgctctccctcaaattaagcagcgcgcgccggcttgctctccctcaaattaagcagctcgcgccggcttgctctccctcaaattaagcagctcgcgccggcttgctctccctcaaattaagcagctcgcgccggcttgctctccctcaaattaagcagtgcgcgccggcttgctccccctcaaattaagcagcgcgcgccggcttgctccccctcaaattaagcagcgcgcgccggcttgctcccggagtgctccggccgaggttcccctcaaattaagcagcgcgcaccggcttgctccggagcaagccggaaagcgctccgtaacctcggccggagcactcctggagcaagccggagcgccctccggaacctcagccggagcactcctggagcaagccagagcgccctccggaacctcggccggagcaatcctggagcaagccggagcaccctccggaacctcggccggagcactcctggagcaagccggagcgcgctccggaacctcggccggagcactcctggagcaagccggagcgcgctccggaacctcggccggagcactccgggagcaagccggagcgcgctccggaacctcggacgttggcgtgtatgtgtatggcgatgggtttttaacaacataggtatacagatcatgtgggccgaagtcaggtaaagacgagggcttggtgtacttccgtacgtcagtgaacaatcctggtggaagcaggtaaacgtcgttctctaagcctgctaacctcaatttttgcaaatacctctccctctgctcgccctgtaaatgccctacgtcgctggatagtgaaggtgttttctgcatctcgctcctttttcttttatgtttttcgtttgtcgccttcctcgcattcaaactgattcgagccgaagtccactacatgtccaaaatggcggtcgcgtttacgaaggtcacgtgattgaaaagggtccatagagatcttgcagtcatgtgaccggaaagtacacagacgccatcttgccggtaaaaaacacagctgaatattgctgcactcgtgtacagaatggatcaatttcaactgacagactacacggctcatttttccaatgaacagataactagatatatgtctaaaataaacgacctacagattagtgacccttatggcttaccgggcggagttttcacgaccgtgtcagtggatattgaactgccagaggtggaatacccagacgtgtataattacctcattaactttccctcgctgttcagtggtgaagcactgcgtgcttataaatctctgcacagttatctttacagaaattcaggatttgtcagcgactcagatgtggcatcttgtaaacaagaaaataatcctcattggatgggtaagtcacttaagtattactagtactgcactgaccagccgagtatagaatagaatagaataaggtaattccagctgtaattccaaatcgtccgtcttgtttaccatggatctggcgttggagagggagaggcggcagtggagatttgagtggctgttttctgagcttagtcaacaggccggctctgcagcctcgcttttgcttcctctcccggcgccgcctccttcgctttgcttccgataacaatccacggagaccccgttggtcttgctatctcgtccagaatgtttttttttctctcgttcggaatgttgtgcatgcgatggaaatcgctacaaaccgtcattttctgctggaaacccatgtccagtaagtcgatacggttgtagtggatattgaagtccggtacagatgaacaacacgcaaaaatacacacaaaaaacataaagtgcacaggtagggagagcatgtagccgcagccgttgtagtagaattgtatatagtagggttttacagaagaaaaggtagaagtagaagcagaaggcggaaatatggcgtttgaccgacaagatggcatctgtcacaatctggatgggctgtgacgtcacatgcaagtgctccattgccgGTCAAAGATATTTGTCTTACCCCTAATAGTCTTCCAGAGATGAATGGCAGCTTAAAATAGGGTTTTAAATGCAGATCAAATTATCATTTGTGATTGAAGATTGGTACTTTATATGTGCGTCATCATAAATACCTTGTGCTGATCTAATCTTTTGTGTTATTGAATTTCGAATTACATAACGTTTTAGTAGTAGTTGCAGCCGTAGTGGTGATACAACCCCAAGTAACTACCATCAGAGACGCGCGCTATAATCAGAAGACAATGACAACGAGTACTGCTTATATGTACAACATACATGTTGTCCCCATTGGAACAACAATATATCATGTATTCTGTGGTACATGACTAAAAACACATGTAGCCTGTTCCAATGACCGTTTTATATTTCAGAAGTATGGGAGTGAGAAATAAACAAATGTGGCAACTTTTACAGGTGGCAGCTACTCTTCAGAAAACCACCAAGCACTTTGAGCTGCAAGATCATGCTGGCAATTTCTTCTACATAAATTACCCTGAATATAATAATGCAAAACATTCAACACAAGAAACACAGAGTTAACAAATCTCTTCTTACCCGATGGTGCAGCCAAAATTCTATGACCTGTTGGTCCGATGATTGTTCTGGGCCCCTGAGGAACTGGAGGCCTGGCAGCCATTCCTTGTTTTGGTGCAAAGTTCTTAGATGAAATGGTCTCTGACACAACAGTACATGGGGGTCTTCCAGGACCTGGTCCCATACTGTTTAATGGCCTGCTAGGTCGGCCTTGTCCATTTACAGAAGGTTTTACCCCTCCGGAAACAGGACGGCCCTGCATGCTGCCTCCGGGTCTTGGCTGCTGAGATCCTGCTTGTTTCAAGGAACCAGTAGGTGCGGATCTCATAGGTCCGTTGATACCTGGTCGGGGAGGAGGATTGCCTCCAGATCGTGGCGCCTCTCCTTTTCCTGGCTTTTGAGGAGGTCCTCTCTTGTTCATGTTATCCTGACTAGGTCTGGTGTGCCCAGATCCCTTAATCCCTTGCCCATGACTTGATGGTCTAGAGGAGTTAGAAGCAGCATCAGCTCGGCTCCCAGAACTATTCATTTTTACTTGATGTGGTCCTGGATAGCCTTTCTTAGAGTTAAGGTCACTTGAGGTGGTCGGCTTTTGGCCAGACTGGGGCCTGGGCCCCGTTTGCTTGACTGAAGCTGAAGTTCCCTTCATGGCAGCTTTACCACTTAAGGCACCTGAGGAGCTAGGTTTGGATCCATGAGATGATTTGGTAGAACTGTGCGGTCGCTCAGTCTGCACGTGTGGCTTTGGCATTTTGCTAATTCCACTGGATGATTTCTCACTTGATGACCGATGCGATGTGCCTTCTCTGTCAACCATAATTTTCTTGTGAGAATTCATGCTGGATTTGCTATCTTTGTGCCCTGAACTTTTATCTGGTTTAACATCCCTAACTTTCTCTTGTTTCTTAGCTTTGCGCTCGAATTCTAACTCTCTAATTTCCTCCGCTGTGCGAAGCCTCTCTTCAGTTTTCTTTGTTGGTTTCAACTCAACAGGTTCGAACTGTTTTTTCTCAGCAAGCTTTAAAAGGTCTGCAAAATTCATGGGTGGCGCAGCCGCCTTGGATAGAGCAGCCGCCTTAGGTGGAGCATTAGTTTTTTTCTGCGTGTTGCTCAATTTGGTTGAACCATTACTGCGTTCCTGAGGCCTTACTGCAGGTGTGGGTTCTGAATCAGATTCAGAGTCAGTGGCTGCATATTCATAATTATCATCATCGTAGTAATCATCACTGCTCCCTGGTTGTTCCTCAAACTTTGCAGCCTTACTCTGCCTTTTCTTGGGCAGATCTACAACAGGTATACCATTGTAGCCATGGAAGTTGTCCTTGGTGCGAGACGCCATGGCACGTGCCTTTCGGTCGGATTTCAGTTCCACTCTCTTAGCCAGGAGTTCTTCCTTCACCTTTTTCTTCTCCAACTCTAAATGCAGATAACACAAGGCATCAAACAGCTGGATGTAAAATAAAACTATAACCATGGAAATGTAAAATGAAAACTTTATGAGTTTACCTTTCTTTTTCTGTTCAGTTTCCTGTTTCTTCAAATATGCTTGCACTGCAGAGGAACTTACACATTTCCCTTTTGGGTCCTTTTTTGGAGGGCCAGGTTTCAAGCTGTACCTCTTCTGCAAATTAAACAGTGACAGACTGTGTTAAACATACAAAGAAGCCTGTCAAGCAAACAGCAACCAACCAGACACACTCAACCTTGACCTACAAGTACAACTAACTGAGACATAAATGAAGGTAACCGTTTAGTTTAAATTAAAGAATCTGAATATACCCAACCTGAAATGAGGTTAATCCAAACACTAATGGTGCTAAAAAGGGACAAATCATGACGCTGCACAGAAATACTGTCTTCTTAAAAACGATGATGTTTCATATCTACAGTTTAAAACAGATTAACTCATTTGTGTGGGGAAAATTACCAAAAATAAAAAGCTTTAATGGCTTCAACGTACAAATGCGATGGTGCACATTTGCTTAAACCTGTGCAATGTCCATAAATTTGATGGAATCTGTTGCTgtataaagtttgtgaacccaaccTAACGGCTTCAATATTTGTCTAATGCTGTTTAAGGATCATACAAACAGCTGGATTATGCTCATAAAATCTATTCTGTCACCAGAAGGGGTTCTTGATTTTCTTCTCAACATTGAACAGAATCTATGGTTGTAAAATATTAAAGAACTGATtttatatcaagtcaagtcaactttgttaaatatgctatacatgctcgacatacagcacagatgaaatatcagtcctctctgacccacggtgcaaacaggcaatgcaataaataaaaatagaataattgaaaaaaaaaacaacaatataaaacagtataaacactctagataggaactagacataaacactcaaacaatataaacagtataaacactagataagaacaagacagactaaacactcagacaatataaacactagatatgaactagacgtagactaagcactcattatatataaaaaatatatatatataaaaaaaaaaatatatatatatatatatatatatatatatatatatatatatatatatatatatatatatatatatatatacacacacacacacacaggttcaaataagggcaattccatgtaaatgtcaacctcaccatgcaaaaataaagcaacatgtaatacatcaaaaccactcccagagatatcacccaggcctgtattttacagatgtgaataagttgaaccaatttgtaaccaacctaatatgtcactgtcagtctttcttataatgtaaaacccaagctaaaatcaactttgatcatgtacaattctatattattgccacagaaatgtatgctaaaatccacaaaacagcaaaacaatagccatcctaaatattatttaagaactttgatagttttagctgatatttagagagtttttcaaagggttatggtggttaaattgctgattttctaaacatatgccatgtctatttcagacgcgtcacatccataacggaatttcgtcacatccataacgctgacttttccttccgaaactctgcatgaagtacaaaatattttaaacaaagattttttaatattcaccttggacccctctatcaaatggatatctccatttcgacattaggtttacaatttcacagagtttgataaaaatgtacagtcacccaagaaaagtgatactttttctgtcacatccataacgcatcttttattggcgttttctggcatgccctagatgtactatgggaattgttcttgttctatcacttctccagtatggtacagccttaaaatatgcaacacctgtttaaatactgggagacaataaaacatgcactgggtcatttgttgccattttgagttcaagtgtcacgtccataacgctggaattgctcataaccaaacagtcaagggcacttgaggtatagcaggtaaacatgaaataagcagtgtgAATATATATGATCTGAGATATAcagaactgtgcaaaagtcttaggccccctatttttcatacaaactgttataaatttctattttatgacttctccatTATCAAGTCagcacaaaaatattttagagttccagacgttcgttttccagcacaaaattacatgCTAcaggagaaaaggaaaaaaaaaaaagtttgtatatgAGCTGAATATtagataagagagcacttttcagattaaaaaaaaacagaatgaagGCTACCAGGTTTTGCTGCAAAACAAAGACAAGTGTgaaggtcaaagtgtccagaagaactgtagctcgttctgtaagatgctcagtaaaacctacagctcatttccttatacaaCTAGactaactgtacctgagactactttttttttgaagcaaagggtcgtctcacaccaaatactgactttgtttcatttattatggcttactgctgttctaagtacagtatatattttttttaaatgttgaaacatttcatttcattattttttttaagccattttgggcTCCAGCATATATTataacacactatacacacacacacacacacgtgtgtgagatttatttatatatatatatatatatatatatatatatatatatatatatatatatatatatatataaaaaaatctctctcacacacacgagatatacacacgtgtgtagaTTATATGTATATCACATACATGTATGTAATCTATCTATATACATACACGtgtgatatatacacacatacatatacacacgtaTGTGTATataacacacacgtgtgtgtgtagattACATGTATATCACATACATACATGTATGTGATATACATATaatctacacacacacgtgttacatacatacgtgtgtatgtatgtgtatatcacacgtgtgttgtgtgtgtgtgtgtatatatatatatatatatatatatagggcggcacggtggtgtagtggttagcactgtcgcctcacagcaagaaggtccaggttcgagggcctttctgtgtggagtttgcatgttctccccgtgtccgcgtgggtttcctccgggtgctccggtttcccccacagtccaaagacatgcaggttaggttaactggtgactctaaattgagcgtaggtgtgaatgtgagtgtgaatggttgtctgtgtctatgtgtcagccctgcgatgacctggcgacttgtccagggtgtaccccgcctttcacccgcagtcagctgggataggctccagcttgcctgcaaccctgtagaacaggataaagcggctacatatacacacacatacatacatacatatatatatatatatatatatacacacatatatatatatacacatacatacatatatatatatatatatatatatatatatatacacacatatatacacacatatatatatatatatatatatatatatatatatatatatatatatatacacacacatatatatacacacacacatatatatatatatatacacacacacatatatatacacacacatatatatatacacacatatatacacacacatatatacacacacatatatatacacacacacatatatatacacacacatatatatatatatatatatatatatatatatatatatacacacatatatacacacatatatatacacacacatatatatatacacacacatatatatatatatacacacacatatatatatatatacacacacatatatatatatatacacacacatatatatatatatacacacacatatatatatacacacacacatatatatgtgtgtgtgtatatatatatatatatatatatatatatatatatacacacacacacacacatatatatacacacacacatatatatatatatatatatatatatatatatatatatatatatatacacacacacacgtgtgtgataCATACACACGTATGTGTATAtaagacacgtgtgtgtgtagattatatcacatgtatgtatgtaatatatctacatatatacacacacggggCTACAAATGTAGgtctacagtaaggattattccagtataatagtggtgctaggtttcatttaataccaAGGTTTTCTTCATTACTGtacacctacttttgcagcccactgtgtgtgtgtgtgtgtgtgtgtgtgtgtgtgtatacacacgcaTTGCTGCTACTGAAGAGTGCAACAGTTATAAAATGATGCCACATCAGTGCCCGGGGTATTTTAGCAGCAGTTATAATGTTTTGTCACGTTAACGACGAGTAACTCACCGGTAAATTGCTCAGGCCTTGCTTCTGAGAGGCGATGGACAACACGCTGGTGAAATCCATGCTGCAAAATGTCGAATCCGCTCCTAACTGATTAAACGAAGCTTTAACTGCTGCTCGCTAACCAATATACAGCTGCTACAGCTAATTAACTCCTTTAGGTTTATAACCAGATACATTCATCTCCCTAAACCGAGCTCATACAACAGC from the Neoarius graeffei isolate fNeoGra1 chromosome 2, fNeoGra1.pri, whole genome shotgun sequence genome contains:
- the spty2d1 gene encoding protein SPT2 homolog — encoded protein: MDFTSVLSIASQKQGLSNLPKRYSLKPGPPKKDPKGKCVSSSAVQAYLKKQETEQKKKELEKKKVKEELLAKRVELKSDRKARAMASRTKDNFHGYNGIPVVDLPKKRQSKAAKFEEQPGSSDDYYDDDNYEYAATDSESDSEPTPAVRPQERSNGSTKLSNTQKKTNAPPKAAALSKAAAPPMNFADLLKLAEKKQFEPVELKPTKKTEERLRTAEEIRELEFERKAKKQEKVRDVKPDKSSGHKDSKSSMNSHKKIMVDREGTSHRSSSEKSSSGISKMPKPHVQTERPHSSTKSSHGSKPSSSGALSGKAAMKGTSASVKQTGPRPQSGQKPTTSSDLNSKKGYPGPHQVKMNSSGSRADAASNSSRPSSHGQGIKGSGHTRPSQDNMNKRGPPQKPGKGEAPRSGGNPPPRPGINGPMRSAPTGSLKQAGSQQPRPGGSMQGRPVSGGVKPSVNGQGRPSRPLNSMGPGPGRPPCTVVSETISSKNFAPKQGMAARPPVPQGPRTIIGPTGHRILAAPSGPSLPPITSNYKRKYEDEEEYDSEMDDFIDDEGEEQDEISQHIREIFGYDRTRYKDESEYALKFMESSWKEQQKEEARSLRLGIKEDEEEMRMEEEEMKRKQAMKAKRKKT